From the Carya illinoinensis cultivar Pawnee chromosome 4, C.illinoinensisPawnee_v1, whole genome shotgun sequence genome, one window contains:
- the LOC122307040 gene encoding F-box protein At4g00755-like isoform X2 — protein MHRMDNRGDFLQLLGPYVSIEILNHLDDPSDLVRACSVSRSWHRFVIENGTCKQLFLKRFPEIDNEAHIIELNNMIGPTKLSSDNSTEWERLKRDHRVYAFLLAQALSPSIRTDCLSEPISASSTDNYPDESIRNTLEPRDRVEGSPSYWSSGGENDPNVPETLTYKLVNNLCVVTEIRVQPFLAYFQYGFPIYSSKAVRFRMGYPRRPLEFNNDIKDALLASHKWLDEITWTYTSPEFPMAQENCLQAFKLPEPVLGIGGILQVELLGRVQRQEMDELYYICVSHVQVLGRPLLQPFDIEVPDPSGSCALNYNLKTEAIPSHMHGFTDISMQLLGNGAVVADHESDEEPSA, from the exons ATGCATAGAATGGATAATAGAGGTGACTTTCTTCAATTGCTTGGACCTTACGTGTCAATAGAGATTCTCAACCATTTGGATGACCCATCTGACCTTGTTCGCGCTTGTTCTGTTTCAAGATCTTGGCACCGATTTG TGATTGAAAATGGCACTTGTAAGCAGCTCTTCTTGAAAAGGTTTCCTGAGATAGATAATGAAGCCCATATTATTGAATTGAACAACATGATAGGACCTACAAAACTCAGCAGTGATAATTCTACAGAATGGGAACGCCTTAAGAGGGATCACAGAGTATATGCCTTCTTATTAGCCCAAGCTCTGAGCCCTTCCATACGAACAGATTGCTTATCAGAGCCCATTAGTGCATCCAGCACTGATAATTACCCTGACGAAAGCATACGGAATACTTTGGAACCGAGGGATAGAGTTGAGGGCAGTCCTTCATACTGGTCAAGTGGAGGGGAAAATGATCCCAATGTTCCCGAGACATTAACCTACAAGTTGGTTAACAATTTGTGTGTTGTTACTGAAATCCGTGTGCAACCGTTCCTAG CATATTTTCAGTATGGCTTCCCTATATATTCATCTAAAGCTGTTCGATTTAGAATGGGCTATCCCAGACGTCCATTGGAATTTAACAATGACATCAAAGATGCTTTGTTAGCTTCGCACAAATGGTTGGATGAGATTACTTGGACATATACATCACCAGAATTTCCAATGGCTCAG GAGAACTGCTTGCAAGCGTTTAAGTTACCGGAACCTGTTCTTGGCATCGGAGGTATTCTGCAGGTTGAGCTATTGGGCCGGGTTCAGAGACAGGAAATGGATGAGTTATACTACATATG CGTCTCCCATGTTCAAGTTCTGGGACGACCACTCTTACAACCGTTTGATATCGAAGTACCTGATCCCTCAGGATCGTGTGCCTTAAATTACAACCTGAAAACAGAGGCAATACCTTCTCACATGCACGGATTTACTGATATATCGATGCAGCTGCTCGGGAATGGGGCTGTTGTCGCCGATCATGAATCAGATGAAGAGCCGTCAGCCTGA
- the LOC122306681 gene encoding F-box protein PP2-A12-like, which yields MFLFMGAGFSGFAADQNYGVCSPSKPGLDDLPENCIASILKYLDPPEICKLARLNKTFRGASWADFVWESKLPTDHKFLVDKVLHGNPENLPKKEIYARLCRPNSFDHGTKQVWLDKSSGKMFMSISSKALRITGIEDRRYWNYLPTEESRFHTVAYLQKNWWVEILGELEFEFPPAKYSLFFRLQLGKASKRFARRVCNLDQVHGWDIKPVRFQLSTISNCTGQHAISHECYLRETGKWIHYQVGDFVIDHDDQNRNRPTKIKFSMVQIDCTHTKGGLCVDSVFICPAEFGERLKRF from the exons ATGTTCTTGTTCATGGGGGCTGGTTTTTCTGGTTTTGCAGCAGATCAGAATTATGGAGTTTGTTCTCCATCGAAGCCCGGTCTGGATGACTTGCCGGAGAATTGTATCGCATCCATTCTCAAGTACCTGGATCCGCCGGAAATTTGTAAATTAGCTCGATTGAACAAAACTTTTCGTGGCGCCTCTTGGGCTGATTTTGTGTGGGAGTCGAAGTTGCCTACGGATCATAAGTTCCTTGTTGACAAAGTTCTTCATGGAAACCCAGAGAACTTGCCTAAGAAAGAGATTTATGCAAGATTGTGTAGACCCAACAGCTTTGATCATGGCACCAAg caaGTTTGGTTGGACAAGAGTAGTGGTAAGATGTTTATGTCGATTTCGTCGAAGGCATTGAGGATAACAGGGATAGAAGATCGAAGATACTGGAATTATCTTCCGACTGAGGAATCCAG ATTTCACACAGTTGCGTACCTTCAAAAAAATTGGTGGGTTGAAATACTTGGAGAGTTGGAGTTCGAATTTCCACCTGCGAAGTACAGCCTATTCTTCCGGCTTCAGCTAGGCAAAGCCTCGAAACGATTTGCTCGAAGGGTCTGTAACCTTGATCAAGTACATGGTTGGGACATCAAACCTGTCCGGTTTCAGCTATCTACAATATCGAACTGTACTGGTCAGCATGCAATTTCTCATGAATGTTACCTGCGGGAAACAGGCAAATGGATCCATTACCAAGTGGGTGACTTTGTCattgatcatgatgatcagaACCGTAACAGGCCCACGAAGATCAAGTTTTCGATGGTCCAAATTGACTGTACACACACCAAAGGTGGTCTATGCGTAGACTCCGTGTTCATATGTCCGGCTGAGTTTGGAGAAAGATTGAAACGATTTTAA
- the LOC122306190 gene encoding RING-H2 finger protein ATL34-like, translating into MTVQKLLNLSFPVVTWVVVELFVLLQMSPLAASQNGMGLQGQQSQGSLDSLKLDKRIARMGLLPQIFLCLRVPCTNSIIHGSFDLATTNADRNVLRSHFPRGIGTDTIKTFLTFLYSTIKGLKMGEGLLECVVCLNEFEDEEILHLLPKCNHTFHNDCIDA; encoded by the coding sequence ATGACAGTCCAGAAGCTTTTAAACTTGAGTTTTCCAGTCGTCACTTGGGTTGTTGTCGAACTATTTGTTCTATTGCAGATGTCACCGCTTGCGGCCTCACAGAACGGAATGGGACTTCAAGGTCAGCAATCGCAGGGATCGCTCGACAGCCTCAAGTTAGACAAACGCATAGCCCGCATGGGTCTTCTTCCTCAGATTTTTCTGTGTCTACGTGTGCCGTGCACTAATAGCATCATCCACGGCAGCTTCGACCTCGCCACCACCAACGCCGACAGGAACGTCCTGCGCTCGCACTTCCCTCGTGGAATTGGCACCGACACCATCAAAACTTTCCTGACATTTTTGTACTCCACCATCAAGGGACTCAAAATGGGCGAGGGCTTGCTCGAGTGCGTTGTGTGCTTGAACGAGTTCGAAGATGAAGAGATTCTACATTTGCTCCCCAAGTGCAACCACACCTTCCACAACGACTGCATCGATGCCTAG
- the LOC122307855 gene encoding DNA-directed RNA polymerases II, IV and V subunit 6A-like, whose translation MADEDYNDLDMGYEDEPPEPEIEEGAEEDIENNNNDDIPVEPEADEKGEDHPVERPRKTSKYMTKYERARILGTRALQISMNAPVMVELEGETDPLEIAMKELRERKIPFTIRRYLPDGSYEDWGVDELIVEDSWKRQVGGD comes from the exons ATGGCCGACGAAGATTACAATGATTTGGACATGGG TTATGAGGATGAGCCACCGGAGCCTGAGATTGAG GAAGGTGCAGAAGAGGATATAGAGAACAACAACAATGATGACATTCCTGTAGAACCTGAAGCTGATGAGAAAGGAGAAGATCATCCAGTTGAACGCCCTCGGAAGACCTCaaaatatatgacaaaatatgaGCGTGCCAGAATCTTGGGTACTCGTGCTCTGCAgatcag CATGAATGCTCCTGTAATGGTCGAGTTGGAGGGTGAAACTGATCCGCTGGAG ATTGCAATGAAGGAGCTTCGTGAGCGGAAGATACCCTTCACTATCCGCCGCTACCTGCCAGATGGAAG TTACGAAGACTGGGGAGTTGATGAATTGATCGTGGAAGACTCATGGAAGAGGCAAGTGGGGGGCGATTGA
- the LOC122307040 gene encoding F-box protein At4g00755-like isoform X1, translating to MHRMDNRGDFLQLLGPYVSIEILNHLDDPSDLVRACSVSRSWHRFVIENGTCKQLFLKRFPEIDNEAHIIELNNMIGPTKLSSDNSTEWERLKRDHRVYAFLLAQALSPSIRTDCLSEPISASSTDNYPDESIRNTLEPRDRVEGSPSYWSSGGENDPNVPETLTYKLVNNLCVVTEIRVQPFLENSVYISAYFQYGFPIYSSKAVRFRMGYPRRPLEFNNDIKDALLASHKWLDEITWTYTSPEFPMAQENCLQAFKLPEPVLGIGGILQVELLGRVQRQEMDELYYICVSHVQVLGRPLLQPFDIEVPDPSGSCALNYNLKTEAIPSHMHGFTDISMQLLGNGAVVADHESDEEPSA from the exons ATGCATAGAATGGATAATAGAGGTGACTTTCTTCAATTGCTTGGACCTTACGTGTCAATAGAGATTCTCAACCATTTGGATGACCCATCTGACCTTGTTCGCGCTTGTTCTGTTTCAAGATCTTGGCACCGATTTG TGATTGAAAATGGCACTTGTAAGCAGCTCTTCTTGAAAAGGTTTCCTGAGATAGATAATGAAGCCCATATTATTGAATTGAACAACATGATAGGACCTACAAAACTCAGCAGTGATAATTCTACAGAATGGGAACGCCTTAAGAGGGATCACAGAGTATATGCCTTCTTATTAGCCCAAGCTCTGAGCCCTTCCATACGAACAGATTGCTTATCAGAGCCCATTAGTGCATCCAGCACTGATAATTACCCTGACGAAAGCATACGGAATACTTTGGAACCGAGGGATAGAGTTGAGGGCAGTCCTTCATACTGGTCAAGTGGAGGGGAAAATGATCCCAATGTTCCCGAGACATTAACCTACAAGTTGGTTAACAATTTGTGTGTTGTTACTGAAATCCGTGTGCAACCGTTCCTAG AAAATTCTGTTTACATATCAGCATATTTTCAGTATGGCTTCCCTATATATTCATCTAAAGCTGTTCGATTTAGAATGGGCTATCCCAGACGTCCATTGGAATTTAACAATGACATCAAAGATGCTTTGTTAGCTTCGCACAAATGGTTGGATGAGATTACTTGGACATATACATCACCAGAATTTCCAATGGCTCAG GAGAACTGCTTGCAAGCGTTTAAGTTACCGGAACCTGTTCTTGGCATCGGAGGTATTCTGCAGGTTGAGCTATTGGGCCGGGTTCAGAGACAGGAAATGGATGAGTTATACTACATATG CGTCTCCCATGTTCAAGTTCTGGGACGACCACTCTTACAACCGTTTGATATCGAAGTACCTGATCCCTCAGGATCGTGTGCCTTAAATTACAACCTGAAAACAGAGGCAATACCTTCTCACATGCACGGATTTACTGATATATCGATGCAGCTGCTCGGGAATGGGGCTGTTGTCGCCGATCATGAATCAGATGAAGAGCCGTCAGCCTGA